The Nitrospira tepida genome includes a window with the following:
- a CDS encoding ATP-dependent Clp protease ATP-binding subunit, with the protein MFERFTDKGRKIIILAREEAERHQNDYLGTEHLVLAILRESDGIALMILKKMGLSPEQIRLEIERNLPGGGTTMTFGEIPFSPRVKKVIEYAVEEARLLGHNHIGSEHLLLGLLREEEGIGGKILRSLGANLLTARQLTVTFLRKSAPRERDRKSNTPALDEFGRDLTQLAQEGQLDPVIGRSDEIERVLQILSRRTKNNPVLIGESGVGKTAIVEGLAQRIVASEVPDNLLNRRVIALDLGSLVAGTKYRGQFEERLKVVMKEITQAGNIIIFIDELHTLVGAGAAEGSIDASNMLKPALSRGEIQCIGATTLDEYRKHIEKDGALKRRFQPIHVQPPSLDETVRIIQGLRDRYEEHHGVEITDEAIVEAVKLSDRYITDRFLPDKAIDLIDETGSRAKLQTYALPGELKALEQELKRVSREKEVAISMQNFEEAVRHREEEERLRKLLEESKREWKKSQEKQKPVISKEDVAYVVSKMTGIPLFKLEEEESNKLLRMEEFLHRRIIGQDEAISAVCRSIRRSRAGLKETKKPIGSFIFLGPTGVGKTELARALAEFLFNTEDALIRVDMSEYQEKFTSSRLFGAPPGYVGYEEGGQLTEKVRRRPYSVVLFDEIEKAHPDVFNVLLQVLDDGVLTDSLGRKVDFKNTVVIMTSNLGTKLIQRNVSLGFQSAEAGVQDRKIKDEVLGELRRSFSPEFLNRIDEIVVFHPLEKVHLFAILDILLAELNNRLLEKGIQIEVSDEVKQWLIQEGYQPLYGARPMRRTIQRSLGDPLSEELIKGRFKEARRVRVVLRDGAPVFEEIGALAGV; encoded by the coding sequence ATGTTCGAACGATTCACTGACAAGGGTCGGAAGATCATCATCCTGGCCAGAGAAGAGGCGGAACGGCATCAGAACGACTACCTCGGCACCGAACACCTTGTCCTCGCCATCCTGCGCGAATCCGACGGGATTGCGCTCATGATTCTCAAGAAGATGGGGCTGTCCCCAGAGCAGATTCGCCTTGAGATCGAGCGGAACCTGCCCGGCGGCGGCACCACGATGACGTTCGGGGAAATCCCCTTCAGCCCGCGGGTCAAGAAGGTTATCGAATATGCGGTCGAGGAAGCTCGGCTGCTGGGACACAATCACATCGGCAGCGAGCACCTGCTCCTGGGATTGTTGCGGGAGGAGGAGGGAATCGGCGGCAAGATCCTCAGAAGCCTCGGCGCCAACCTGCTGACCGCCCGGCAGTTGACCGTCACGTTTCTCAGGAAATCGGCGCCGCGCGAACGGGACCGCAAGAGCAATACGCCGGCGTTGGATGAATTCGGACGGGATCTTACCCAGCTTGCCCAGGAGGGGCAGTTGGATCCTGTCATCGGGCGCTCGGACGAAATCGAGCGGGTGCTGCAAATTCTCAGCCGTCGTACCAAGAACAATCCGGTGCTCATCGGAGAATCCGGCGTCGGCAAGACCGCCATCGTCGAGGGGTTGGCCCAGCGGATCGTCGCCTCCGAAGTGCCGGACAACCTATTGAATCGGCGGGTGATCGCGCTCGATTTGGGTTCTCTGGTCGCCGGCACCAAATACCGGGGCCAGTTCGAAGAGCGGCTCAAAGTGGTCATGAAGGAGATCACCCAGGCCGGGAATATCATCATCTTCATCGACGAGCTGCACACGCTGGTGGGAGCAGGGGCGGCGGAAGGCTCCATCGACGCGTCCAACATGTTGAAGCCGGCCTTGTCGCGCGGCGAAATTCAATGCATCGGCGCCACCACCCTCGACGAGTATCGCAAGCACATCGAAAAGGACGGCGCGCTCAAGCGGCGGTTCCAGCCCATCCATGTGCAGCCGCCGAGCCTGGATGAGACGGTACGGATCATCCAAGGATTGCGCGATCGCTATGAAGAACACCACGGGGTGGAGATCACGGACGAGGCCATCGTGGAGGCGGTGAAGCTCTCAGACCGTTACATTACGGATCGGTTCCTGCCGGACAAGGCCATCGACCTGATCGATGAGACCGGGTCGCGCGCCAAATTGCAAACCTACGCCCTTCCCGGCGAGTTGAAGGCGTTGGAGCAAGAGTTGAAGCGCGTCTCGCGCGAGAAGGAAGTGGCCATCTCCATGCAGAACTTCGAAGAAGCCGTCCGCCACCGCGAGGAAGAGGAGCGGCTGCGCAAGCTGCTGGAGGAGTCCAAGCGCGAATGGAAGAAGAGCCAGGAAAAGCAAAAGCCCGTCATCAGCAAGGAAGACGTGGCCTATGTCGTGTCGAAGATGACCGGCATTCCGCTCTTCAAACTTGAGGAGGAAGAGTCCAACAAGCTCCTGCGCATGGAAGAGTTTCTCCACCGCCGCATCATCGGCCAGGACGAAGCCATTTCAGCCGTTTGCCGGTCCATCAGGCGGTCGCGGGCCGGACTCAAGGAGACGAAGAAGCCCATCGGCTCGTTCATCTTCCTCGGCCCGACCGGGGTCGGAAAGACGGAACTGGCGCGGGCTCTGGCCGAGTTTCTGTTCAATACGGAGGATGCGCTGATTCGGGTGGATATGTCGGAGTACCAGGAGAAGTTCACCAGCTCCCGGCTCTTCGGCGCCCCTCCCGGCTACGTCGGCTACGAGGAAGGCGGACAGCTCACCGAAAAGGTCAGGCGGCGGCCCTATTCCGTCGTCCTGTTCGACGAGATCGAAAAGGCCCATCCGGATGTCTTCAACGTTCTCTTGCAGGTGCTCGACGATGGCGTCCTGACCGATAGCCTGGGCCGCAAGGTGGACTTCAAGAATACGGTCGTGATCATGACCTCGAACCTTGGCACCAAGCTGATCCAACGGAACGTCTCGCTGGGGTTCCAGAGCGCCGAAGCCGGCGTGCAGGACCGCAAGATCAAGGACGAGGTATTGGGCGAGTTGCGCCGCTCGTTCAGCCCGGAATTTCTGAACCGGATCGACGAGATCGTCGTGTTCCATCCGCTCGAGAAGGTCCACCTCTTCGCGATCCTGGATATTCTGCTGGCGGAACTCAACAATCGCCTCCTTGAAAAGGGCATCCAGATCGAGGTCAGCGACGAAGTCAAGCAGTGGCTCATCCAGGAAGGCTACCAACCGCTCTACGGGGCCAGGCCCATGCGACGGACGATTCAACGGAGCCTGGGCGATCCCTTGTCCGAAGAGCTCATCAAGGGCCGGTTCAAAGAGGCGCGCCGGGTGCGGGTGGTCCTTCGAGACGGTGCGCCGGTATTCGAAGAAATCGGCGCCTTGGCGGGGGTGTGA
- the tsaD gene encoding tRNA (adenosine(37)-N6)-threonylcarbamoyltransferase complex transferase subunit TsaD produces the protein MLANNSGLVLGLETSCDETAAAVLDWEGRVRSSIVSSQHATHGPYGGVVPELAARRHIETIESIARRALDQADAGWANLRLIACTSGPGLAGALLVGLSYGKALAYALRIPWVTVNHLDGHIASAWIDRPASRSSALVLVVSGGHTHLYRTAGTSGYRLLGRTLDDAAGEAFDKGAKLLGLGFPGGPALDKLARSGNPKAVRFPRSLGKRTSLDFSFSGLKTSLLYHLRDHPDWDQPTRTADIAASYQEAIVDVLVIKALRAVDQSGLRTLAVVGGVSANSRLRARLMEAASTQGIEVVIPPLSLCTDNAVMIAKAGLDAYCQGRMASWDMESQANASFPGTDEPFNGVAIENSRSPQVTHS, from the coding sequence ATGCTTGCCAATAACTCCGGCCTGGTGCTCGGCCTCGAAACCTCCTGCGACGAGACGGCCGCGGCCGTCCTTGATTGGGAGGGACGGGTGCGATCCAGCATCGTCTCATCGCAACATGCCACTCATGGGCCCTATGGCGGCGTCGTGCCGGAATTGGCGGCCCGCCGACATATCGAAACGATCGAGTCGATCGCGCGGCGTGCGCTGGACCAAGCAGACGCCGGCTGGGCAAACCTTCGCCTGATCGCCTGCACCAGCGGGCCCGGCCTCGCGGGCGCGCTGCTGGTCGGGTTGAGTTATGGAAAAGCGCTCGCCTATGCCTTGAGGATTCCCTGGGTCACGGTCAACCATCTCGATGGCCACATCGCCTCGGCTTGGATCGACCGTCCGGCGAGCAGGTCTTCTGCCCTGGTGTTGGTCGTCTCCGGCGGACACACGCACCTCTACCGGACGGCCGGTACATCGGGATACCGCCTCCTTGGGCGCACACTCGATGATGCGGCGGGAGAAGCTTTTGACAAGGGCGCAAAGCTATTGGGGCTGGGATTCCCCGGAGGTCCGGCACTGGATAAGCTGGCACGATCGGGCAACCCCAAGGCCGTCCGGTTCCCACGCTCTCTGGGCAAGCGCACGAGTCTTGACTTCAGTTTCAGCGGACTCAAAACCTCCCTCCTGTATCACCTGCGGGATCATCCCGATTGGGACCAGCCAACTCGGACAGCCGATATCGCCGCGAGTTATCAGGAAGCCATCGTGGACGTCTTGGTCATCAAGGCGTTGAGGGCCGTTGACCAGAGCGGGCTGCGGACCTTGGCGGTCGTGGGCGGAGTCTCAGCCAACTCCCGCCTTCGCGCGCGCCTGATGGAGGCTGCAAGCACGCAAGGCATCGAGGTCGTGATCCCACCCCTCTCGCTTTGCACCGACAATGCCGTCATGATCGCCAAGGCCGGTCTGGATGCCTATTGCCAAGGGCGAATGGCATCCTGGGACATGGAGTCCCAGGCCAATGCTTCGTTTCCCGGCACGGATGAACCATTCAACGGGGTCGCGATCGAGAATTCGCGAAGCCCCCAAGTCACCCATTCATAG